One region of Streptomyces rishiriensis genomic DNA includes:
- a CDS encoding immunity protein TriTu family protein, giving the protein MTTSRVLSIALQDTVQFPLRPLPIEAAELLHSVDAPPRLVAHLRAVHDVAGQLLEWIATRNLDLGIDPEAVLFGAATHDIGKTLHPAELSAPGAQHEEAGRELLMTLGVDSAMARFAGTHAAWTTEEAGMEDLLVSLADKIWKNKRIPELEDLVVARLASASGRPVWEEFLDLDSVLARIGGQADERLAFQMSYPTAGNGHRPPNLPDALTTWFAENDAVLRTRGITADLRHSPGDGRLKKSAWLTVEAGNRAIQITVWNSGEAELDFVDLGSGDNRPEHRDLQSEQELHALLGSILDWIVLGTNG; this is encoded by the coding sequence GTGACGACCTCGCGAGTACTGTCGATCGCCCTCCAGGACACCGTCCAGTTCCCGCTGCGTCCACTGCCAATCGAAGCAGCCGAACTACTTCACAGTGTTGACGCTCCGCCGCGTTTGGTTGCTCATCTGCGAGCAGTTCACGACGTTGCGGGGCAACTCCTCGAATGGATCGCCACGCGCAACCTCGATCTAGGGATCGACCCGGAGGCCGTCCTCTTCGGAGCCGCCACCCACGACATCGGCAAGACTCTGCACCCCGCCGAGTTGTCCGCTCCCGGTGCTCAGCACGAAGAAGCAGGCCGCGAACTGCTTATGACCCTAGGCGTCGACTCCGCCATGGCACGCTTCGCCGGAACACACGCCGCCTGGACCACCGAGGAGGCCGGGATGGAAGACCTCTTGGTCAGCCTGGCCGACAAGATCTGGAAGAACAAGCGGATCCCCGAGCTCGAAGACCTTGTCGTCGCCAGACTCGCGTCGGCGAGCGGAAGGCCGGTCTGGGAGGAGTTCCTCGACCTGGACAGTGTGCTCGCTCGCATCGGGGGTCAGGCCGATGAGCGCCTCGCCTTCCAGATGTCCTACCCGACAGCCGGGAACGGCCATCGACCTCCGAACCTCCCGGACGCGCTCACGACATGGTTCGCCGAGAACGACGCCGTTCTCCGCACACGTGGGATCACCGCCGACCTACGGCACTCACCAGGAGACGGCCGACTCAAAAAGAGTGCATGGCTGACTGTCGAGGCCGGGAACCGGGCCATACAGATCACCGTCTGGAACAGCGGTGAAGCCGAACTTGACTTCGTGGACCTCGGCAGCGGTGACAACCGTCCTGAGCACCGAGACCTCCAATCAGAGCAAGAACTCCATGCCCTCCTCGGATCCATACTCGACTGGATCGTCCTCGGCACGAACGGCTGA
- a CDS encoding sensor histidine kinase, with translation MSAINRDPLTAPHRTRNDAVLALCVAVLAVAIARTGGEGIRPDLLSWTLLLAGHVPLVWRRRRPVVALLGVVACVAPYQALDYNPAPPIPATVLALYTVAATGAVRRTLLTGVAVLGPTAIGNGLTNPKGALESLEISGWIIAVLFIGIDVRYYRRYVASIVERAERAEHTREEEARRRVAEERLRMARDLHDLLAHSITLIGVQTSVAAHVLTADPERLDRKAVAQALDDIAGTCRIARGELRTTLEVLRAHDTVVGVGADPGPGSVSGSVSGAEEMRGPLPGIDGLADLAETGRVAGAKVELSVRAGDIPPSVGAAAYRIVQEALTNAVRHGGREDLTVRVGLWTADGALRVSVRDDGTGGDDGSGGGVGPSDGTPGFGLIGMRERARSVGGTLDAGPGPAEGFEVTATLPLSREDEVR, from the coding sequence ATGTCCGCCATCAACCGCGATCCGCTGACCGCACCGCACCGCACCCGCAACGACGCGGTCCTCGCCCTGTGCGTCGCCGTGCTCGCCGTAGCCATCGCCCGTACGGGCGGCGAAGGGATCCGGCCCGACCTTCTCAGCTGGACGCTGCTGCTCGCCGGGCATGTGCCCCTCGTATGGCGGCGCCGCCGTCCGGTGGTGGCCCTGCTCGGGGTGGTGGCCTGCGTGGCTCCGTACCAGGCCCTCGACTACAACCCCGCCCCGCCCATCCCCGCGACCGTCCTAGCGCTCTACACCGTCGCGGCGACCGGCGCCGTACGCCGCACGCTGCTCACCGGTGTCGCCGTCCTCGGCCCGACAGCGATCGGCAACGGCCTCACCAACCCGAAGGGGGCGCTGGAGTCCCTGGAGATCTCCGGCTGGATCATCGCGGTCCTGTTCATCGGTATCGACGTCCGCTACTACCGCCGGTACGTTGCCTCCATCGTCGAGCGGGCCGAACGGGCCGAACACACCCGGGAGGAGGAGGCCAGGCGCCGCGTCGCCGAGGAACGGCTGCGGATGGCCCGTGACCTGCACGACCTGCTCGCCCACAGCATCACGCTCATCGGCGTGCAGACGTCCGTGGCGGCCCACGTCCTCACCGCCGACCCCGAGCGCCTCGACCGCAAGGCCGTCGCCCAGGCACTGGACGACATCGCGGGGACCTGCCGGATCGCCCGGGGGGAACTGCGTACGACGCTGGAGGTGCTGCGGGCGCATGACACGGTCGTGGGAGTGGGCGCGGATCCGGGGCCCGGTTCCGTGTCCGGTTCTGTTTCCGGGGCCGAGGAGATGCGGGGGCCGCTGCCCGGGATCGACGGACTGGCCGATCTCGCGGAGACCGGCCGGGTGGCCGGGGCCAAGGTCGAACTGTCCGTCCGCGCGGGCGACATCCCGCCCTCCGTGGGCGCCGCCGCGTACCGGATCGTGCAGGAGGCGCTCACCAACGCCGTACGTCACGGCGGCCGCGAGGACCTCACCGTGCGAGTGGGGCTGTGGACCGCGGACGGCGCACTGCGGGTGAGTGTCAGGGACGACGGGACGGGCGGGGACGACGGCTCGGGCGGCGGAGTGGGCCCGTCCGACGGCACACCAGGGTTCGGGCTCATCGGGATGCGGGAGCGGGCCCGTAGCGTGGGCGGCACACTGGACGCCGGCCCGGGGCCCGCCGAGGGCTTCGAGGTGACCGCCACACTGCCGCTGTCCCGGGAGGACGAGGTTCGATGA
- a CDS encoding LysR family transcriptional regulator, with protein MDLDVAHVRAFVRTAEELHFGRAAGQLAISQQALSKRIARLEFLLGTELFQRGGNGVRLTEAGQRFLLPARQAVAAADAAVAAVVVTDDPLRVDVWGHLYAPMRTLAQVAGQAGELTLGHGRDLPSVTTALLRGDIDAAFGRVHPPLPAGLAHRLVRLEPVDAVLSEDHPLAAEPALRPDQLRGSMLWAPGPLNRLDFLHRFADRFAIQNTATSVNLGLAHFLAEVTEEPRRFSLVPADVPLPEVPGLRSVPLVDPTPLYAWSLLWRTGSGHPGLNSLTAACAGEAGRRRWLEYDPARDWLPEPPTSDPGPGSE; from the coding sequence ATGGATCTCGACGTGGCGCACGTACGTGCCTTCGTGCGCACCGCCGAGGAACTGCACTTCGGACGGGCGGCCGGACAGCTTGCCATCTCCCAGCAGGCGCTGTCCAAGAGGATCGCACGGCTGGAATTCCTGCTCGGCACCGAACTGTTCCAGCGCGGCGGCAACGGCGTACGCCTCACCGAGGCCGGACAGCGTTTCCTCCTACCGGCCCGGCAGGCCGTGGCCGCCGCCGACGCCGCCGTCGCGGCAGTGGTCGTCACGGATGATCCGTTGCGCGTAGACGTCTGGGGTCACCTCTACGCGCCGATGCGGACGCTGGCCCAAGTCGCTGGACAAGCCGGAGAGCTGACGTTGGGGCACGGGCGCGATCTGCCGTCGGTGACGACGGCACTGCTGCGCGGCGACATCGACGCGGCCTTCGGTCGGGTCCACCCCCCGCTGCCCGCCGGCCTTGCCCACCGCCTCGTCCGCCTTGAGCCGGTGGATGCCGTACTGAGCGAGGACCATCCGCTCGCAGCCGAACCGGCGCTGCGACCGGACCAGCTGCGCGGCAGCATGCTGTGGGCGCCCGGCCCGCTGAACCGACTCGACTTCCTCCACCGGTTCGCCGACCGGTTCGCCATCCAGAACACGGCGACGAGCGTCAACCTGGGGCTGGCCCACTTCCTTGCCGAGGTGACGGAAGAGCCGCGACGCTTCTCGCTGGTACCTGCGGATGTGCCACTGCCGGAGGTCCCCGGACTGCGCTCCGTCCCCCTGGTCGATCCCACGCCGCTGTACGCCTGGTCACTGCTGTGGCGCACCGGCAGCGGGCACCCGGGACTGAACAGCCTCACCGCCGCCTGCGCGGGAGAAGCTGGGCGCAGGCGATGGCTGGAGTACGACCCGGCTCGCGACTGGCTGCCCGAACCACCCACAAGCGATCCTGGCCCCGGATCAGAATGA
- a CDS encoding MMPL family transporter — MRAGETTTTRTGRGRAVPWAVLGLWIAVIALVGPFAAKLADVQHDKVTDYLPASADSTRAAKIEDTLPGGETTEMVLVYHRDGGLSAADRKTAAGQVAEITRQHELISGALKGIQSKDGTTLMYPIASNEPGANEEQQDKLVNDVREVAQDEGGLSVDVGGTGALATDSGAVYDSLGGPLLYTTVAVVAVLLILIYRSPVLWLVPLVVAGIADYMSMGVAYGLNQAFGTTVSGQSSGVMTILVFGAGTDYALLLISRYREELRRIERPYEAMVAALRGCGPAVLASSGTVAAGLLCLLAADLNSSRGMGPLGAVGVLCALIAMLTLLPAVLVLVGRRVFWPLVPAFGSTPKQRRSLFSAMGSSAGRRPLTVLASGAVLLGALALGSLNLPGPLKQEDSFVKKPEAVVAMETLAKAYPGQGSQPIDVITPQGRADETLATVRGTPGVGSAEKGRTGDGWTEIAVFAKSAPQSAEETATIKSLRNELKGSYVGGDSAQQIDLEVTNARDTKIVVPLVLVFVMLILIGLLRSLVAPLLLVVAVVAVWGASLGIGGLVFEPLLGLKGTDPGLGLLSFVFLVALGVDYGIFLMHRMREESLAGAEPATAALTALRTTGGVIASAGLVLAATFAVLTNMGLVQLVQLGFVIAVGVLLDTFLVRTYLVTSASVALGRKVWWPGVLSRRPGPAEPAGSSGRGGPTEPPRQPETVSAP, encoded by the coding sequence ATGAGGGCCGGAGAGACAACCACGACGAGGACGGGGCGCGGGCGAGCCGTTCCATGGGCGGTGCTCGGGCTGTGGATTGCGGTGATCGCGCTCGTCGGGCCGTTTGCGGCGAAGCTCGCCGACGTGCAGCACGACAAGGTCACCGACTACCTGCCGGCGAGCGCGGACTCGACGCGAGCGGCGAAGATCGAGGACACGTTGCCCGGTGGCGAGACCACCGAGATGGTGCTCGTCTACCACCGGGACGGCGGGCTCAGCGCCGCCGACCGGAAGACCGCGGCCGGGCAGGTCGCGGAGATCACCCGACAGCACGAGCTGATCAGCGGTGCGCTCAAGGGGATTCAGTCCAAGGACGGCACGACCCTGATGTACCCGATCGCCAGCAACGAGCCCGGGGCGAACGAGGAGCAGCAGGACAAGCTCGTCAACGACGTCCGCGAAGTCGCCCAGGACGAGGGCGGGTTGAGCGTCGATGTGGGCGGCACCGGCGCGCTGGCCACCGACTCCGGCGCGGTCTACGACTCGCTCGGCGGACCGCTGCTCTACACCACCGTCGCCGTCGTCGCCGTACTGCTGATCCTGATCTACCGCAGCCCCGTGCTGTGGCTCGTACCCCTCGTCGTCGCCGGGATCGCCGACTACATGTCGATGGGCGTCGCCTACGGCCTCAACCAGGCCTTCGGCACGACGGTCTCGGGCCAGAGTTCGGGTGTGATGACAATCCTTGTGTTCGGAGCGGGCACGGACTACGCGCTGCTGCTCATCTCGCGCTACCGGGAGGAGCTGCGGCGCATCGAGCGACCGTACGAGGCCATGGTCGCCGCCCTGCGCGGCTGCGGGCCCGCCGTGCTCGCCTCCTCCGGCACCGTCGCCGCCGGACTGCTGTGCCTGCTCGCCGCCGACCTCAACAGCAGCCGGGGCATGGGCCCGCTCGGCGCCGTCGGTGTGCTGTGCGCGCTGATCGCGATGCTGACCCTGCTCCCCGCCGTCCTCGTACTGGTCGGACGGCGGGTGTTCTGGCCGCTCGTGCCCGCCTTCGGGAGCACGCCCAAGCAGCGGCGGAGCCTGTTCTCGGCGATGGGCAGCTCTGCCGGACGCAGGCCGCTGACCGTACTCGCGAGCGGTGCCGTACTGCTCGGTGCCCTCGCCCTCGGCTCACTCAACCTGCCGGGACCGCTCAAGCAGGAGGACTCCTTCGTCAAGAAGCCGGAGGCCGTTGTCGCGATGGAGACCCTTGCCAAGGCCTATCCCGGGCAGGGCAGCCAGCCCATCGACGTGATCACCCCGCAGGGGCGCGCCGACGAGACCCTCGCGACCGTCCGCGGCACACCAGGCGTGGGCAGCGCGGAGAAGGGGCGTACGGGAGACGGCTGGACCGAGATCGCCGTCTTCGCGAAGAGCGCACCCCAGTCGGCGGAGGAGACCGCCACCATCAAGTCCCTGCGGAACGAACTGAAGGGCTCCTACGTCGGCGGGGACAGCGCCCAGCAGATCGACCTGGAGGTCACCAACGCCCGGGACACGAAGATCGTCGTACCGCTCGTCCTTGTCTTCGTGATGCTCATCCTGATCGGGCTGCTGCGGAGTCTGGTCGCACCGCTGCTCCTGGTGGTCGCGGTCGTCGCGGTGTGGGGCGCCTCCCTCGGAATCGGCGGACTGGTCTTCGAACCGCTCCTCGGCCTCAAGGGCACCGATCCGGGGCTCGGACTGCTGTCCTTCGTGTTCCTGGTCGCCCTCGGCGTCGACTACGGCATCTTCCTCATGCACCGGATGAGGGAGGAGTCCCTGGCGGGAGCGGAACCGGCCACGGCGGCACTCACCGCACTGCGCACCACCGGCGGCGTCATCGCCTCCGCCGGACTCGTCCTCGCCGCGACCTTCGCCGTGCTGACGAACATGGGCCTGGTGCAGCTGGTCCAGCTCGGCTTCGTGATCGCCGTCGGCGTCCTGCTCGACACCTTCCTCGTACGGACGTATCTGGTGACCAGCGCCAGCGTCGCCCTGGGCCGGAAGGTGTGGTGGCCGGGCGTGCTCTCACGGCGGCCCGGGCCGGCCGAACCGGCCGGGTCGAGCGGAAGGGGCGGACCGACCGAGCCGCCCCGGCAGCCGGAAACCGTCAGTGCACCCTGA
- a CDS encoding response regulator, producing MTIRVLLADDQHLVRASFAMLVSSAGDMEVVAEAGTGREAVALARSARADLIVMDIRMPDLDGIEATRLIAADEDLAGVKVLVLTTYETDEHIVEALRAGASGFLVKDIRPAELLDAIRTVAAGESLLSPGPTSRLIARFLRAPNTGTTSAVGGLSGLSERERQVLALVARGLNNPEIADALGLSPLTAKTHVSRIMGKLGARDRAQLVIVAYESGLVIPGTV from the coding sequence ATGACCATCCGCGTACTGCTGGCCGATGACCAGCACCTCGTACGGGCCTCCTTCGCGATGCTGGTCTCGTCGGCAGGGGACATGGAGGTCGTCGCCGAGGCGGGCACCGGGCGGGAGGCCGTGGCGCTGGCTCGGTCGGCGCGGGCCGATCTCATCGTGATGGACATCCGCATGCCCGACCTCGACGGGATCGAGGCGACCCGGCTCATCGCCGCCGACGAGGATCTCGCGGGGGTGAAGGTGCTCGTCCTGACGACGTACGAGACCGACGAGCACATCGTCGAGGCACTGCGGGCCGGGGCGTCCGGCTTCCTCGTGAAGGACATCAGGCCGGCCGAACTCCTCGACGCCATCCGGACGGTGGCCGCGGGGGAGTCCCTCCTCTCGCCCGGTCCCACCTCGCGGCTGATCGCCCGCTTTCTGCGCGCGCCGAACACCGGGACGACATCCGCGGTGGGCGGGCTGAGCGGGCTGTCCGAACGGGAACGGCAGGTGCTCGCGCTGGTCGCGCGCGGTCTCAACAACCCCGAGATCGCCGACGCGTTGGGACTCAGCCCGCTGACCGCGAAGACGCATGTCAGCCGGATCATGGGCAAGTTGGGGGCGCGGGACCGGGCGCAACTGGTGATCGTGGCGTACGAGTCGGGGCTTGTGATACCTGGGACTGTCTGA
- a CDS encoding SDR family oxidoreductase: MNRFTDKTVLITGGTSGMGLATAHRLVAEDAQVIVTGRTRERVDSAVKALGPSASGIVADSADLGAVDSLMEAVRDRHGQLDGLFANAGTGTFLPFENIAETDFDHTIDVNFKGLFFTVQKALPLLADGGSIVINASWTLHRGNSVLTLYSATKAAVHNLARTLAAALAPRGIRVNSVSPGYIDTPMYPADALTTAEAKAVTDQIVAGRFGRPEEVAAAVAFLASTDASYVNGQDLVIDGGLVGAVPA, encoded by the coding sequence ATGAACCGTTTCACCGACAAGACCGTCCTCATCACCGGTGGCACCAGCGGCATGGGCCTGGCGACCGCCCACCGCCTCGTCGCCGAAGATGCCCAAGTCATCGTCACCGGCCGCACCCGCGAACGGGTGGACTCCGCCGTCAAGGCGCTCGGGCCGAGCGCCTCGGGAATCGTGGCCGACTCTGCCGACCTCGGCGCGGTGGACTCGTTGATGGAGGCCGTCCGGGACCGTCACGGCCAGCTGGACGGCCTCTTCGCGAACGCGGGCACCGGAACGTTCCTGCCGTTCGAGAACATCGCCGAGACTGACTTCGACCACACCATCGACGTCAACTTCAAGGGGCTGTTCTTCACCGTCCAAAAGGCACTGCCGCTGCTGGCGGACGGAGGCTCGATTGTCATCAACGCCTCCTGGACCCTTCATCGGGGCAACAGCGTCCTGACCCTTTACTCGGCAACCAAAGCCGCCGTGCACAACCTGGCCCGAACCCTCGCCGCCGCACTCGCCCCGCGCGGTATCCGCGTCAACTCCGTCAGCCCCGGCTATATCGACACCCCGATGTACCCAGCCGACGCGCTGACCACAGCGGAGGCAAAGGCGGTCACCGACCAGATCGTCGCCGGCCGCTTCGGACGCCCGGAAGAGGTCGCCGCGGCTGTGGCCTTCCTCGCCTCCACCGACGCGTCCTACGTCAACGGTCAGGATCTCGTCATCGACGGCGGCCTGGTCGGGGCAGTACCCGCCTGA
- a CDS encoding transposase — protein MSDARWALIKAARVHDLREIVNAILHVNRTGIPWEYLPHDFPPYKTVYDYYAKWEADGTTQQVHDLLRDKTRRFHGRPAEPTAAVVDGQSVKTSANVAESSQGIDLGDLAAAHPSVSKVWADGGYQNSIFNHGAAALGIDVEVVQKPRTKGFSRRRGRRRVPRVGPGPSRPPGGGLILLRVGEGWSRGSPHPFRGGAPSADYSPGSNPHPPSPPVVRVTSPSRPTKAVVLTGSLGTEADVTRREIGR, from the coding sequence GTGTCCGACGCCCGCTGGGCCTTGATCAAGGCAGCTCGGGTGCACGATCTGCGAGAGATCGTGAACGCGATCCTCCATGTCAACCGCACCGGTATCCCGTGGGAGTATCTGCCGCACGACTTCCCGCCGTACAAGACCGTCTACGACTACTACGCCAAGTGGGAAGCCGACGGCACCACCCAGCAGGTCCACGACCTGTTACGCGACAAGACCCGCCGATTCCACGGCCGTCCTGCGGAGCCGACCGCCGCCGTGGTGGACGGGCAGAGCGTGAAGACCTCGGCGAACGTTGCCGAGAGCAGTCAGGGCATCGACCTCGGGGACCTGGCCGCGGCACATCCGAGCGTGTCCAAGGTCTGGGCCGACGGTGGTTACCAGAACAGCATCTTCAACCACGGTGCGGCGGCCCTGGGCATCGACGTCGAGGTGGTGCAGAAGCCACGGACGAAGGGGTTCTCACGGCGGCGCGGACGCCGTCGTGTGCCCCGGGTGGGCCCGGGCCCCTCGCGCCCTCCCGGCGGGGGACTGATTCTGCTGCGGGTCGGTGAGGGCTGGTCGCGCGGTTCCCCGCACCCTTTCCGGGGCGGCGCGCCGTCCGCCGACTACTCCCCAGGGAGTAATCCGCACCCGCCGTCACCCCCGGTAGTACGCGTCACCTCGCCCTCCCGCCCGACGAAAGCCGTGGTTCTCACCGGAAGTCTGGGGACCGAAGCAGACGTCACCCGGAGGGAGATCGGTCGATGA
- a CDS encoding zinc-binding dehydrogenase — MQRLIPTGEAACPVAFAEVPQAEPEPGEVLIKVEAFAPNRGEMFLLEHPRPELLPGKDVAGLVVQAAADGSGPGIGTRVVGHPAQGGWAEYAAVPTHSLAVLPDSIDSVRAAALPLAGITALRLLRTAGSLTGRRVLLTGASGGVGHYVTELAVSAGAELTATTATPERGERLAELGATVVHEVAAAQGPFDVVLESTGGPNLPLALSKMRPGGTLVWFGQASRTPVTLDFFQLLGGPERVTIQHFHYAGAPYHSDLSALVRLVEQGRLHPEIGRITDWAQTADTLVDLRERRIRGKAVLLTGGAR, encoded by the coding sequence ATGCAGAGACTGATTCCCACGGGAGAAGCGGCGTGCCCGGTCGCCTTCGCCGAGGTCCCACAGGCCGAGCCGGAGCCCGGTGAGGTACTGATCAAGGTCGAGGCGTTCGCCCCGAACCGGGGCGAGATGTTTCTTCTCGAACACCCCCGGCCGGAGCTGCTGCCCGGCAAGGACGTCGCGGGGCTCGTCGTGCAGGCGGCAGCCGACGGATCCGGCCCCGGCATCGGCACCCGCGTGGTCGGGCACCCGGCGCAGGGCGGCTGGGCCGAGTACGCCGCCGTGCCCACGCACTCGCTCGCGGTGCTCCCCGACAGCATCGACAGCGTACGGGCGGCGGCCCTGCCGCTGGCCGGAATCACTGCCCTGCGGCTGCTGCGTACGGCCGGCTCGCTGACCGGCCGGCGGGTGCTGCTGACCGGCGCCTCAGGCGGCGTCGGCCACTACGTCACCGAGCTGGCCGTCAGCGCGGGAGCCGAACTGACCGCGACAACGGCCACGCCGGAACGCGGCGAGCGGCTCGCGGAGCTGGGCGCGACGGTAGTCCACGAGGTCGCGGCGGCCCAGGGACCGTTCGATGTCGTGCTGGAGTCCACGGGCGGGCCCAACCTGCCCCTCGCCCTGTCGAAGATGCGCCCGGGCGGCACGCTCGTCTGGTTCGGTCAGGCGAGCCGTACCCCGGTGACCCTCGACTTCTTCCAGCTTCTCGGCGGACCTGAGCGGGTCACCATCCAGCACTTCCACTACGCCGGCGCGCCGTACCACTCCGACCTCTCGGCACTGGTGCGCCTCGTGGAACAGGGCCGACTGCACCCGGAAATCGGCCGCATCACCGACTGGGCACAGACCGCCGACACTTTGGTCGACCTACGAGAGCGCCGGATACGCGGCAAGGCCGTCCTGCTGACCGGAGGAGCACGATGA
- a CDS encoding alpha/beta hydrolase family protein — protein sequence MNATEFAAAQWTRATGAGVDPHEYQRVTAGLTSVTDWGPSFLRTGHSYLQRAEHARSPLSGGEYLLMAARWFHLATLAPYAETPRAAVEADHALSRALTVLEPAARRVSGEGFTGWLRGPADAPGTVVVIPGLDSAKEEFLDLVSALLARGLAVFAMDGPGQGVLAATTSFVPDYERVVGRVIDALGVARIGLVGLSLGGYFAARAAALEPRVAAVATVSGPFRLDWEELPQPVRDIMAQRTGGADAAREFVRHVDLAALAPRIAAPLLVVDGGQDVIPGVTNGEPLARLAPRGSYLCVPHGDHLLGNARHDWLPHLSDHLTRTLTGALV from the coding sequence ATGAACGCCACCGAGTTCGCCGCCGCCCAGTGGACACGCGCCACCGGTGCGGGCGTGGACCCCCACGAGTACCAGCGCGTCACCGCCGGCCTCACCTCCGTCACCGACTGGGGCCCGTCCTTCCTGCGCACCGGACATAGCTACCTCCAGCGTGCGGAGCACGCGAGATCACCCCTCTCAGGGGGTGAATACCTGCTGATGGCGGCCCGGTGGTTCCACCTGGCCACCTTGGCACCCTACGCGGAAACACCGCGGGCCGCTGTTGAGGCGGATCACGCGTTGAGCCGGGCGCTGACGGTGCTGGAGCCCGCTGCGCGGCGGGTGAGCGGCGAGGGATTCACCGGCTGGCTGCGCGGCCCCGCCGACGCCCCGGGGACCGTGGTCGTCATCCCCGGCCTGGACTCGGCCAAGGAGGAATTCCTCGACCTGGTGTCCGCGCTGCTGGCCAGGGGTCTCGCGGTGTTCGCGATGGACGGCCCCGGACAGGGCGTGCTCGCGGCCACCACGTCCTTCGTGCCGGACTACGAGCGGGTCGTAGGCCGGGTCATCGACGCCCTCGGCGTCGCACGCATCGGGCTCGTCGGACTGAGCCTGGGCGGCTATTTCGCGGCCCGGGCCGCGGCGCTGGAGCCACGCGTGGCGGCCGTCGCCACCGTCAGTGGCCCCTTCCGCCTCGACTGGGAGGAACTACCCCAGCCTGTACGGGACATCATGGCCCAGCGCACCGGAGGAGCCGACGCCGCCCGTGAGTTCGTACGGCACGTGGACCTCGCCGCCCTGGCGCCCCGCATCGCGGCCCCGCTGCTGGTCGTGGACGGCGGCCAAGACGTCATCCCCGGCGTGACGAACGGCGAGCCCCTGGCCCGCCTGGCACCGCGCGGCAGCTACCTGTGCGTCCCACACGGCGACCACCTCCTCGGTAACGCGCGGCACGACTGGCTGCCCCACCTCAGTGACCACCTCACGCGCACCCTGACGGGAGCACTGGTATGA